From one Microbacter margulisiae genomic stretch:
- a CDS encoding RHS repeat domain-containing protein, whose amino-acid sequence MGRLQAKVMGGTVDTTSYSYNVRSWLTSIASSHFTENLYYETNSASLPDFSNAYNGDIAGIQWSIPAENLKYNRAYTFGYDGLNRLTDGTYCGWSGSVAAGTSGQYTETYSYDKMGNITNFVRYGLQSNTPAMSYGMIDNLTLAHNGNQLTKVTDNGSDGLYYGDEEYQVNTANSGNCRAYDANGNTLYDTNSDIWGIRYNLLNLPDTIQFYQGHQILYHYSATGTKQEVTDKTCPGGVTIPVTNLDTVLTNPTVLSTITTDYLGNAVYRNDTLLRILLPTGYWQGNTCYYYLKDHLGSNREVLSQTRQVVEYSDYYPSGMRFGESVVNGGNVQPYRHTGMEMQGMHGLNWIDNEARMRSVNVPEFTTIDPLAEMYYGISPYGYCADNPIYYVDPDGMTVVYDSKSNSYTIKGDDIYAYWGYLQDINNGTGSMENMLKACNAAAQGYGNGENGTNLPTTENEVTVIGQAPKSYNQHSNTSDQGHSWLYPFIGDLDGNRELDSRINRYIPSPEEIRREVDAEMEIGLLFLPTDVVGIAASTLVKMGYSATEQFLLKSILYAMEYPKATARIGGLAAGYAQYFLGNALHASLSADSPQPSMNPTFDFYQQLIQVILGANDIHNEINKTSHEK is encoded by the coding sequence TTGGGTAGATTACAGGCCAAAGTCATGGGAGGCACGGTCGATACCACCAGCTATAGCTACAATGTCCGCAGTTGGCTGACAAGCATCGCTAGCAGCCATTTCACGGAAAATCTCTACTACGAGACCAACTCCGCCAGCCTGCCTGATTTCTCGAATGCATACAACGGCGATATAGCCGGCATACAGTGGAGCATCCCTGCTGAGAACCTGAAGTACAACCGTGCCTACACCTTCGGCTACGATGGCCTGAACCGCCTGACCGACGGTACCTACTGCGGCTGGAGCGGCAGCGTGGCAGCAGGAACCAGCGGGCAATACACCGAAACCTACAGTTATGATAAAATGGGAAATATCACTAACTTTGTGCGGTACGGATTACAATCAAACACACCAGCCATGAGTTACGGGATGATAGACAACCTGACCCTGGCCCATAACGGGAACCAGTTGACCAAAGTCACGGACAATGGCAGCGACGGGCTCTATTATGGAGATGAAGAGTACCAGGTCAACACGGCCAATAGCGGGAACTGCCGGGCCTATGACGCCAATGGCAATACCCTGTACGATACGAACAGCGATATCTGGGGAATACGCTACAACCTGCTGAACCTGCCCGATACCATCCAGTTCTACCAGGGACACCAAATCCTCTACCACTATTCAGCTACAGGCACAAAACAGGAAGTAACAGACAAGACATGCCCCGGCGGAGTCACCATTCCCGTGACCAACCTGGACACCGTACTGACCAACCCTACGGTATTATCCACCATCACCACCGACTACCTGGGCAATGCCGTTTACCGGAACGATACCCTGCTGCGCATACTGCTGCCGACAGGCTATTGGCAGGGAAACACCTGTTACTATTACCTGAAAGACCATTTGGGGAGCAACCGGGAAGTGTTGAGCCAGACAAGACAGGTGGTAGAATACAGTGATTACTATCCCAGCGGCATGCGTTTTGGCGAAAGCGTGGTCAACGGAGGCAACGTGCAGCCTTACCGGCATACGGGGATGGAGATGCAGGGCATGCATGGCTTGAACTGGATAGATAACGAAGCTCGGATGAGATCGGTCAATGTGCCGGAATTTACGACCATCGATCCGTTGGCAGAAATGTATTATGGCATAAGTCCGTATGGTTATTGTGCAGATAATCCAATTTATTATGTGGATCCGGATGGAATGACAGTAGTTTATGATAGTAAAAGTAATAGTTATACTATAAAAGGAGATGATATCTATGCATATTGGGGCTATTTGCAAGATATTAATAACGGTACAGGCAGTATGGAGAATATGTTGAAAGCATGTAATGCTGCAGCTCAAGGGTATGGGAATGGAGAAAACGGGACTAATCTGCCAACAACAGAAAATGAAGTCACTGTCATAGGTCAAGCTCCAAAATCCTATAATCAGCATTCAAATACCTCTGATCAGGGCCATAGCTGGCTTTATCCTTTTATTGGCGACTTAGATGGCAACAGGGAATTAGACAGCCGAATTAATCGGTATATCCCGTCACCCGAAGAGATCAGAAGAGAGGTAGATGCGGAAATGGAAATAGGCTTATTGTTTTTGCCAACCGATGTGGTAGGAATTGCAGCATCCACACTTGTCAAAATGGGATATAGTGCTACAGAACAATTCCTTTTGAAGAGTATCCTCTATGCAATGGAGTATCCGAAAGCTACGGCCAGAATTGGCGGGTTAGCAGCTGGCTATGCGCAATATTTTCTGGGCAATGCATTGCATGCTTCATTATCTGCTGATTCGCCACAACCAAGCATGAATCCAACTTTCGATTTTTATCAACAATTAATACAAGTAATTTTGGGGGCTAATGACATCCATAACGAAATTAACAAAACATCACATGAAAAATAG